Proteins encoded together in one Streptomyces sp. TLI_171 window:
- a CDS encoding polynucleotide kinase-phosphatase — translation MTTATPETTPARAGRRLPVTDVSLVVLIGSTGAGKSSFARKHFKPTEVVSSDSCRGLVADDENDQSASADAFDLLHYIVGKRLAAGRLTVVDATNVQDHARRALVAIAREHHVLPIAIVLDVPAEVCAERNRARPDRQLPAHVIPRHQRDLRRSLRGLEREGFRKVHVLRGVEEIEHAEIVPEKRYNDLRHLTGPFDIVGDIHGCRSELETLLGRLGYATTRDEQGRAVDAAHPEGRTAVFVGDLVDRGPDTPGVLRLVMGMVAAGHALCVPGNHENKLGRWMGGRKVTVSHGLQESIDQLSGESEEFRAEVREFMRGLVSHYLLDGGALVVCHAGLPEKFHGRASGRVRSHALYGDTTGETDEYGLPVRYPWAEEYRGRALVVYGHTPVPVASFLNNTICLDTGCVFGGSLTALRYPEREVVSVPAEQEWYEPVRPMHTDAPGGREGRPLDLADVAGRRVVETARLGNVAVREENAAAALEVMSRFALDPRLLAYLPPTMAPSPTSRRDGWLEHPEEAFLAYRHDGVRQVICEEKHMGSRAVVLVARDDTALEKRFGLPGPGAIWTRTGRAFLNDEQLTGAILDRLRTAAERSGLFEELDTGWLLLDAELMPWSLKAVELLRRQYAAVGAAAGAALPAALDALALAAGRGLDVQELTDRQQERAADALAFTEAYRRYCWPTEGLSGIRLAPFQLLAAEGANLALRPHTEHLDLIDRLVDADRAAAAADGATSVLHRTGRLLVDTEDESSVAAATAWWEELTAAGGEGMVVKPVEALHRDGSGRLVQPGLKVRGREYLRIIYGPDYTRHLDRLRQRSLGHKRSLALREYALGLESLDRLAAGEPLWRVHEAVFAVLALESEPVDPRL, via the coding sequence ATGACCACCGCAACCCCGGAGACGACCCCCGCCCGGGCCGGCCGCCGGCTGCCCGTCACCGACGTCTCGCTGGTGGTGCTGATCGGCAGCACCGGCGCGGGCAAGTCCAGCTTCGCCCGCAAGCACTTCAAGCCCACCGAGGTGGTCTCCTCCGACTCCTGCCGGGGCCTGGTCGCCGACGACGAGAACGACCAGTCCGCTTCCGCCGACGCCTTCGACCTGCTGCACTACATCGTCGGCAAGCGCCTCGCGGCGGGTCGGCTCACCGTGGTCGACGCCACCAACGTCCAGGACCACGCCCGCCGGGCGCTGGTCGCGATCGCCCGTGAGCACCACGTGCTGCCGATCGCCATCGTGCTGGACGTTCCGGCGGAGGTGTGCGCCGAACGCAACCGGGCCAGACCGGACCGGCAGCTGCCCGCCCACGTGATCCCCCGTCACCAGCGCGACCTGCGCCGCTCGCTGCGCGGGCTGGAACGCGAGGGCTTCCGCAAGGTGCACGTGCTGCGCGGCGTCGAGGAGATCGAGCACGCCGAGATCGTCCCGGAGAAGCGGTACAACGACCTGCGGCACCTGACCGGCCCGTTCGACATCGTCGGCGACATCCACGGCTGCCGCTCCGAGCTGGAGACCCTGCTCGGCCGGCTCGGCTACGCGACCACCCGCGACGAGCAGGGCCGCGCCGTCGACGCCGCGCACCCGGAGGGCCGCACCGCGGTCTTCGTCGGCGACCTGGTCGACCGCGGCCCGGACACCCCGGGCGTGCTGCGCCTGGTGATGGGCATGGTCGCGGCCGGCCACGCCCTCTGCGTCCCCGGCAACCACGAGAACAAGCTGGGCCGCTGGATGGGCGGCCGCAAGGTCACCGTCTCGCACGGCCTGCAGGAGTCGATCGACCAGCTGTCCGGCGAGAGCGAGGAGTTCCGCGCCGAGGTGCGGGAGTTCATGCGCGGCCTGGTCAGCCACTACCTGCTGGACGGCGGCGCGCTGGTGGTCTGCCACGCCGGTCTGCCGGAGAAGTTCCACGGCCGGGCCTCCGGCCGGGTCCGCTCGCACGCGCTGTACGGCGACACCACCGGTGAGACCGACGAGTACGGCCTGCCGGTGCGCTACCCGTGGGCCGAGGAGTACCGCGGCCGCGCCCTGGTGGTCTACGGCCACACCCCGGTGCCGGTGGCGAGCTTCCTCAACAACACCATCTGCCTGGACACCGGCTGCGTGTTCGGCGGCAGCCTCACCGCGCTGCGCTACCCCGAGCGCGAAGTGGTCTCCGTCCCGGCCGAGCAGGAGTGGTACGAGCCGGTCCGCCCGATGCACACCGACGCGCCGGGCGGCCGGGAGGGCCGTCCGCTGGACCTCGCCGACGTGGCCGGCCGCCGCGTGGTGGAGACCGCCCGGCTCGGCAACGTCGCCGTCCGGGAGGAGAACGCCGCCGCGGCGCTGGAGGTGATGAGCCGCTTCGCGCTCGACCCGCGGCTGCTCGCCTACCTGCCGCCGACCATGGCGCCGTCGCCGACCTCCCGTCGCGACGGCTGGCTGGAACACCCCGAGGAGGCGTTCCTCGCCTACCGGCACGACGGGGTGCGGCAGGTGATCTGCGAGGAGAAGCACATGGGCTCGCGGGCCGTCGTGCTGGTCGCCCGGGACGACACCGCCCTGGAGAAGCGCTTCGGCCTGCCCGGCCCGGGCGCGATCTGGACCAGGACCGGCCGTGCGTTCCTCAACGACGAGCAGCTCACCGGCGCGATCCTGGACCGGCTGCGGACCGCCGCCGAGCGGTCCGGCCTGTTCGAGGAGCTCGACACCGGGTGGCTGCTGCTGGACGCCGAGCTGATGCCCTGGTCGCTGAAGGCCGTGGAGCTGCTGCGCCGTCAGTACGCCGCGGTCGGCGCGGCTGCGGGCGCCGCGCTGCCCGCAGCCCTGGACGCGCTCGCCCTGGCCGCCGGGCGCGGCCTCGACGTGCAGGAGCTGACGGACCGCCAGCAGGAGCGCGCCGCCGACGCGCTGGCCTTCACCGAGGCCTACCGGCGCTACTGCTGGCCCACCGAGGGCCTCAGCGGCATCCGGCTGGCCCCGTTCCAGCTGCTCGCCGCCGAGGGGGCCAACCTGGCGCTGCGCCCGCACACCGAGCACCTCGACCTGATCGACCGCCTGGTCGACGCCGACCGTGCGGCCGCGGCGGCGGACGGCGCCACTTCGGTGCTGCACCGCACCGGGCGGCTGCTGGTCGACACCGAGGACGAGTCCTCGGTGGCCGCCGCCACCGCCTGGTGGGAGGAGCTCACCGCGGCCGGCGGCGAGGGCATGGTGGTCAAGCCGGTCGAGGCCCTGCACCGGGACGGCTCCGGCCGGCTGGTCCAGCCGGGGCTGAAGGTCCGCGGCCGCGAGTACCTGCGGATCATCTACGGCCCGGACTACACCCGGCACCTGGACCG
- a CDS encoding 3' terminal RNA ribose 2'-O-methyltransferase Hen1: MFVSISTTGTAEDPASDLGFLLHKHPDKVQRFTTAHGTAHVFYPESGEQTCTAALLLEVDPTALLRQGRGKGRAGSPDLALAQYVNDRPYAASSLLAVALRTVYRSAMKGECPHRPELPGRTLPLRIALPAVPVAGGDGPALVERLFAPLGWQVGVTPVPLDESFPEWGDSRYVRLELTGTLRLADALQHLYVLLPVLDGAKHYWVAPDEVDKLLAAGQGWLAEHPERALIARRYLSRRWSLTKLAMERLALARLAEADDREAEELDNAVPDTPDTPDVPDTPDTPEMAAADPTGTDSTDSTGNTDSTGNTVVAVQADGTSGPAGAATPAEDEKRGESLAAQRRTAILDALARTGAARVLDLGCGQGELIGALLKEPRVTEVLGVDVSSRALTIAARKLHLDRMSERQAARVKLVQGALTYTDARLKGYDAAVLCEVIEHLDLPRLPALEYAVFGAARPTAVVVTTPNAEYNVHWETLPAGRMRHDDHRFEWSRAEFAAWTEQVAADYGYTVEVEPVGPLDPALGAPTQLAHFRLAEPSAAPGASTPTDTPSNDPAPEGSAHR; encoded by the coding sequence GTGTTCGTATCGATCTCCACTACCGGCACCGCCGAGGACCCCGCGTCCGACCTGGGCTTTCTGCTGCACAAGCATCCTGACAAGGTGCAGCGGTTCACCACCGCGCACGGCACGGCTCACGTCTTCTACCCCGAGTCGGGGGAGCAGACGTGCACCGCCGCCCTGTTGCTGGAGGTCGACCCCACCGCGCTGCTCCGCCAGGGCCGCGGCAAGGGCCGGGCCGGCTCGCCCGACCTCGCGCTCGCCCAGTACGTCAACGACCGGCCGTACGCCGCGTCCTCGCTGCTCGCGGTGGCGCTGCGCACCGTCTACCGGTCCGCGATGAAGGGCGAGTGCCCGCACCGCCCCGAATTGCCCGGGCGCACCCTGCCGTTGCGGATCGCGCTGCCCGCCGTCCCGGTCGCGGGCGGTGACGGCCCCGCGCTGGTGGAGCGCCTGTTCGCCCCGCTGGGCTGGCAGGTCGGCGTGACGCCCGTCCCGCTGGACGAGTCCTTCCCCGAGTGGGGCGACTCCCGGTACGTGCGGCTCGAACTCACCGGCACGCTGCGGCTCGCCGACGCGCTGCAGCACCTGTACGTGCTGCTGCCGGTCCTCGACGGCGCCAAGCACTACTGGGTCGCGCCCGACGAGGTGGACAAGCTGCTCGCGGCCGGCCAGGGCTGGCTCGCCGAGCACCCCGAACGCGCCCTGATCGCCCGCCGCTACCTGTCCCGCCGCTGGTCGCTGACCAAGCTCGCGATGGAACGCCTCGCCCTGGCCCGGTTGGCCGAGGCCGACGACCGCGAGGCGGAGGAACTCGACAACGCCGTCCCGGACACCCCGGACACCCCGGACGTCCCGGACACCCCGGACACCCCGGAGATGGCCGCCGCCGACCCGACCGGCACCGACAGCACCGACAGCACCGGGAACACCGACAGCACCGGGAACACGGTCGTCGCCGTCCAGGCCGACGGCACGTCAGGGCCGGCGGGGGCGGCGACTCCGGCGGAGGACGAGAAGCGCGGCGAGTCGCTGGCCGCCCAGCGGCGGACGGCGATCCTCGACGCCCTGGCCCGCACCGGTGCGGCCCGGGTGCTCGACCTGGGCTGCGGGCAGGGCGAGCTGATCGGCGCGCTGCTCAAGGAGCCGAGGGTCACCGAGGTGCTCGGGGTCGACGTCTCCTCCCGCGCCCTGACGATCGCCGCCCGCAAGCTCCACCTCGACCGGATGTCGGAACGTCAGGCGGCCCGGGTCAAGCTGGTCCAGGGCGCGCTGACGTACACCGACGCCCGGCTGAAGGGCTACGACGCGGCGGTGCTGTGCGAGGTGATCGAGCACCTCGACCTGCCCCGGCTGCCCGCGCTGGAGTACGCCGTGTTCGGCGCGGCCCGGCCCACCGCGGTCGTCGTCACCACGCCGAACGCCGAGTACAACGTGCACTGGGAGACGCTGCCCGCCGGGCGGATGCGCCACGACGACCACCGCTTCGAGTGGAGCCGCGCCGAGTTCGCGGCCTGGACGGAGCAGGTCGCCGCCGACTACGGCTACACCGTCGAGGTGGAGCCGGTCGGCCCGCTCGACCCGGCGCTCGGCGCGCCCACCCAGCTCGCCCACTTCCGCCTCGCCGAACCCTCGGCCGCACCCGGGGCGTCCACCCCGACCGACACCCCGTCGAACGACCCCGCCCCGGAAGGGAGCGCCCACCGATGA
- the dapD gene encoding 2,3,4,5-tetrahydropyridine-2,6-dicarboxylate N-succinyltransferase gives MTADTSSTPASGAVAAGLATIAADGTVLDTWFPAPELAAAPGPSGTARLSAEEAESLIGPGAAEALRTDARRGVEVVAVRTVISSLDEKPLDAHDVYLRLHLLSARLVQPHGQNLDGIFGLLANVAWTSIGPTPVGNVEQARLAVRSQGGQLALYGIDKFPRMTDYVAPSGVRIAHADRVRLGAHLAEGTTVMHEGFVNFNAGTLGTSMVEGRISAGVVVGDHSDIGGGSSIMGTLSGGGKQVVSVGERCLLGANAGIGISLGNDCVVEAGLYVTAGTRVTAPDGSVAKAVELSGQDNLLFRRNSQSGAVEVIARSGSWGGLNADLHSHN, from the coding sequence GTGACTGCTGATACCTCCTCCACCCCCGCAAGCGGCGCGGTGGCCGCCGGTCTGGCGACCATCGCCGCCGACGGCACCGTCCTCGACACCTGGTTCCCCGCGCCCGAGCTGGCTGCCGCTCCGGGCCCGTCCGGCACCGCCCGGCTGAGCGCCGAGGAGGCCGAGAGCCTCATCGGCCCGGGCGCCGCCGAGGCACTGCGCACCGATGCCCGGCGCGGCGTCGAGGTGGTGGCGGTGCGCACCGTCATCTCCTCGCTGGACGAGAAGCCGCTGGACGCGCACGACGTCTACCTGCGCCTGCACCTGCTGTCCGCCCGCCTGGTGCAGCCGCACGGCCAGAACCTGGACGGCATCTTCGGCCTGCTGGCGAACGTCGCCTGGACGTCGATCGGCCCGACCCCGGTCGGCAACGTCGAGCAGGCCCGGCTGGCGGTGCGCTCCCAGGGCGGCCAGCTCGCCCTGTACGGCATCGACAAGTTCCCGCGGATGACCGACTACGTCGCGCCGAGCGGCGTCCGGATCGCCCACGCGGACCGGGTGCGCCTGGGTGCGCACCTGGCCGAGGGCACCACGGTGATGCACGAGGGCTTCGTCAACTTCAACGCCGGCACCCTGGGCACCTCGATGGTCGAGGGCCGGATCAGCGCGGGCGTGGTGGTCGGTGACCACAGCGACATCGGCGGCGGCTCCTCGATCATGGGCACCCTCTCCGGCGGCGGCAAGCAGGTCGTCTCGGTGGGCGAGCGCTGCCTGCTGGGCGCCAACGCGGGCATCGGCATCTCGCTGGGCAACGACTGCGTGGTGGAGGCCGGCCTGTACGTCACCGCCGGCACCCGGGTCACCGCCCCCGACGGCTCGGTGGCCAAGGCGGTGGAGCTGTCCGGCCAGGACAACCTGCTGTTCCGCCGCAACTCGCAGTCGGGCGCGGTCGAGGTGATCGCCCGCTCCGGTTCGTGGGGCGGTCTGAACGCGGACCTGCACTCGCACAACTGA